In the genome of Methylophaga nitratireducenticrescens, one region contains:
- a CDS encoding serine O-acetyltransferase yields MSNDITGISSEVADWQREKPTGFWMPNRKLLKSIRDYNAHNQRRTLLSAMLKRFAVLRYRFWSVITSADIPLNSQLGGGLSIPHPNGIVIHPSSLIGVNCLIHQQVTIGVKRGDPGAPIIGGHVDIGAGAKIIGNITIGEHALIGANAVVIKDVPAYAIVAGIPAKVIGFTQKVEP; encoded by the coding sequence ATGAGCAACGATATAACAGGCATTTCTTCAGAAGTCGCAGACTGGCAAAGAGAAAAACCAACAGGTTTTTGGATGCCTAATCGTAAATTGCTTAAATCAATAAGAGACTATAACGCCCATAATCAAAGAAGAACATTGTTGTCAGCTATGCTTAAGCGTTTTGCTGTACTGAGATACCGTTTCTGGTCGGTAATTACAAGTGCGGATATTCCATTGAACAGTCAGTTGGGTGGTGGCTTGTCAATCCCGCATCCCAATGGGATAGTCATCCATCCATCAAGCCTTATCGGTGTCAACTGTCTGATTCATCAACAGGTGACAATAGGTGTGAAACGAGGCGACCCTGGAGCACCCATAATAGGTGGACATGTTGATATTGGCGCTGGGGCAAAAATTATAGGCAATATTACCATTGGGGAGCATGCTCTTATCGGTGCTAATGCCGTGGTAATCAAGGATGTACCCGCATATGCTATCGTGGCGGGCATTCCTGCAAAAGTTATCGGCTTTACACAAAAAGTTGAACCATGA
- a CDS encoding glycosyltransferase family 2 protein, whose product MSPEIDLLIVIINYKTPEMTCDCLASLSPEIANLNIHVVVVDNDSKDDSVKQIQSWMDKNNAEQVHLIPSEFNGGFAFGNNLGLSFINARYYLLLNSDTVVRKGAIETLLETIKTNESAGIVSPRLEWLDGKPQQSCFNMHTPVSEFLSAAKTGFFSKLFKKYVVAKPLEHTSSYSDWTSFACVMIRQEVFKQIGLMDEGFFMYFEDAEFCHRARKAGWKILNNPEAHVVHLRGGSSPVKKQTQLRKRLPLYYYESRSRYFYQIYGRSGLFMANILWCFGATITRLRSLISSNYTPDISEKQWQDIWTNFFNPLKKYTHPDDYKKT is encoded by the coding sequence ATGAGTCCAGAAATAGATTTGTTGATTGTCATCATCAACTATAAAACTCCAGAAATGACCTGTGATTGTCTGGCTTCGCTTTCGCCAGAAATAGCTAATCTAAACATCCATGTTGTTGTTGTTGACAATGATTCAAAAGATGACTCTGTAAAACAAATCCAATCATGGATGGATAAGAACAATGCTGAACAGGTACACCTGATTCCTTCGGAGTTCAATGGAGGTTTTGCTTTTGGCAACAATCTCGGTCTCTCTTTTATAAATGCACGCTATTATCTTTTACTGAACAGCGATACAGTTGTTCGCAAGGGCGCTATTGAAACTTTACTTGAAACGATTAAGACCAACGAATCAGCAGGTATTGTAAGTCCAAGGCTGGAATGGTTGGATGGCAAACCTCAACAAAGCTGCTTTAACATGCATACCCCTGTAAGTGAATTCTTATCTGCGGCCAAAACAGGTTTTTTTAGCAAACTGTTTAAAAAGTATGTGGTTGCCAAGCCTTTGGAACATACATCCAGTTATTCAGACTGGACCAGTTTTGCCTGTGTGATGATCCGACAAGAAGTCTTTAAACAGATTGGCCTGATGGATGAGGGCTTTTTTATGTACTTTGAAGATGCAGAATTTTGTCATCGCGCCAGGAAGGCTGGCTGGAAAATACTTAATAATCCCGAAGCACATGTTGTACACCTCCGTGGCGGCAGCTCTCCAGTAAAAAAACAGACGCAACTCAGAAAACGCTTACCGCTTTACTATTATGAATCCAGAAGCCGATATTTTTATCAGATTTACGGACGTTCCGGGCTGTTTATGGCCAATATTCTTTGGTGTTTCGGCGCGACGATTACCCGATTGAGAAGTCTGATTTCATCGAATTACACCCCAGATATCTCTGAGAAACAATGGCAGGATATCTGGACAAACTTTTTTAATCCACTTAAAAAGTATACGCATCCAGATGACTACAAGAAAACCTGA
- a CDS encoding sulfotransferase family protein: MTTRKPDFIIIGAMKSATSTLHEQLALQPDFFMSTPKEPYYFSDDEVFSMGRDWYLNLFSNAEPNQLCGESSTHYTKLPDYPDTITRMKSELPNIKLIYVLRHPVERLISHYIHQWSQNIFRCDINEAIDRYDELVNYSRYAYQIQPYIDVYGRDNILFVFNETLRVRPQAELERVAKFLGIAPQRVKWHENLSEQNVSSQRVRRFNGYNVLVESAVMTWLRRRLIPKSFRTRVREFLSMRKKPTISSSNIDQLNRIFDDDLAKLSKILGQEFKTATFSENAITYASEKGSS, translated from the coding sequence ATGACTACAAGAAAACCTGATTTCATCATTATCGGCGCAATGAAAAGTGCGACCAGTACGTTGCACGAACAACTTGCACTTCAACCAGATTTTTTTATGTCTACGCCAAAGGAGCCATACTACTTCAGTGACGACGAAGTGTTTTCCATGGGCCGGGATTGGTACCTGAACCTGTTCAGTAACGCAGAGCCTAATCAGCTGTGTGGCGAGTCCAGTACCCATTACACTAAGTTGCCTGACTATCCAGACACTATTACACGGATGAAATCAGAATTACCCAATATAAAACTGATATACGTTCTAAGACACCCTGTTGAGCGGCTGATTTCGCATTATATTCATCAGTGGTCACAGAATATTTTTCGCTGTGATATTAATGAAGCAATAGACCGATATGATGAGCTTGTAAATTACAGCCGGTACGCTTATCAAATTCAGCCGTATATTGACGTCTACGGACGTGACAATATTTTGTTTGTCTTTAATGAAACTTTACGAGTCAGGCCACAAGCTGAGCTGGAAAGAGTGGCGAAGTTTTTGGGAATAGCACCTCAACGGGTAAAGTGGCATGAAAATCTTTCTGAACAAAATGTTTCAAGCCAGAGGGTGAGACGTTTTAATGGTTATAACGTATTAGTTGAATCAGCTGTAATGACGTGGTTGAGAAGGCGGCTAATTCCAAAAAGTTTCAGAACACGGGTGAGGGAATTCCTGTCGATGCGAAAAAAACCCACGATATCATCTTCAAATATCGATCAATTGAACCGGATTTTTGATGACGATTTAGCTAAGCTAAGTAAAATTCTGGGGCAGGAGTTCAAAACCGCTACATTCAGTGAAAATGCAATCACTTACGCATCGGAGAAGGGGTCTTCATGA
- a CDS encoding glycosyltransferase, with translation MRKILLKTERLISRIKLIKSELFFPFKLAKETPEKKNVIFILPVQKHPAGGSIVAHHHSDTINKINLNGIESQVLYPLNPLHNIEQFVHNSQFRRNCRLNARSDFVMIPEIMVARYASKLKKLGIKYGIHVQNGYSIGVEVMAKIVSFDELKNAYGRAEIVIGNSNDTIDNINIIFPEISEKIIRSYFVINKAKYQPIENKKNIITYMPRKLGKHSALVLLFLGDKLPANWSIKAIDGVTEQEVYDIFYESKIFLSFSEFEGLAMPPAMAAMSGNRVIGYTGEANKEYFHLPCFEEVHCGDIKDFVRKILAAVERFDRGEETLDLASIDYLKDLFSEQRQQNFIRELVEKVDEKLPLS, from the coding sequence ATGAGAAAAATACTGTTGAAAACTGAAAGACTAATTTCAAGAATTAAATTAATAAAGTCTGAGCTTTTTTTCCCTTTCAAGTTGGCCAAAGAAACTCCAGAAAAAAAGAATGTAATCTTTATCCTTCCAGTCCAGAAGCACCCTGCTGGTGGAAGTATTGTTGCTCATCACCATTCGGATACAATAAATAAAATAAATCTCAACGGTATTGAATCACAAGTACTTTATCCTCTTAATCCGCTCCACAATATCGAGCAATTCGTTCATAACTCACAGTTCAGAAGAAATTGCAGACTTAACGCGAGAAGTGATTTTGTTATGATTCCCGAGATAATGGTTGCACGATATGCTTCCAAACTGAAGAAACTTGGTATTAAGTATGGAATTCATGTTCAAAATGGCTATTCGATCGGTGTTGAAGTAATGGCCAAAATCGTTAGTTTTGATGAATTAAAAAATGCATATGGAAGAGCAGAAATCGTCATTGGAAACTCAAACGATACAATTGACAACATCAATATTATATTCCCAGAAATTTCCGAAAAAATAATCCGATCTTACTTTGTTATAAACAAAGCAAAATACCAACCCATTGAGAACAAAAAAAATATCATTACTTATATGCCCAGAAAGCTGGGTAAACATAGTGCTCTTGTGCTGCTTTTCCTGGGCGATAAATTACCAGCTAACTGGTCAATTAAAGCTATTGATGGTGTAACGGAACAAGAAGTCTACGATATTTTTTATGAATCGAAGATTTTCCTGTCCTTTAGTGAGTTTGAAGGCTTGGCGATGCCTCCGGCTATGGCAGCAATGTCAGGCAATAGAGTGATTGGTTACACGGGGGAAGCCAATAAAGAATATTTTCATTTACCTTGTTTTGAAGAAGTTCATTGCGGCGACATTAAAGACTTCGTCAGAAAGATTCTCGCTGCAGTTGAGCGTTTTGACAGAGGTGAAGAAACTCTTGATTTAGCATCGATAGACTATCTTAAAGATCTTTTTTCAGAACAGCGGCAGCAGAATTTTATTCGTGAACTGGTCGAAAAGGTAGATGAAAAGTTGCCATTGTCATGA
- a CDS encoding glycosyltransferase: MSSKRFVSNIGGVVIGRNEGQRLIRCLQSLADINRIVYVDSGSTDGSVKSAKELGIEVVELDTNVPFTAARARNTGVNYLLQKYPNIEFIQFVDGDCEVAEDWIELSSHFLGENPDYAVVCGRRRERFPQASIYNQLCDIEWNTPIGEALACGGDALVRVSAFNQLKGYRDSMIAGEEPEMCYRLRQAGWKIYRIDAEMTLHDAEMTHFVQWWKRNERAGHAYAESYSLHGKEPENFRKKETRSIVIWAAVIPIIFLLLNWVESSFFFLWLLYPLQILRLGLQYKNKLGSLKHSFIYATSNVLGKWPQFVGVIAFLKNYAYGKQGGLIEYK; this comes from the coding sequence ATGAGCTCAAAACGATTTGTCTCAAACATCGGAGGGGTTGTCATTGGTCGAAATGAAGGGCAAAGACTGATCCGATGTCTGCAATCCTTAGCTGATATAAACCGTATTGTCTACGTTGATTCAGGTTCGACAGATGGCAGTGTCAAATCAGCAAAAGAACTCGGTATAGAAGTAGTTGAGCTGGATACCAATGTACCTTTCACGGCTGCTCGCGCCCGTAACACGGGTGTTAATTATTTATTGCAGAAATATCCAAATATTGAGTTTATTCAGTTTGTTGATGGTGACTGTGAGGTAGCTGAGGACTGGATTGAGCTCTCAAGCCATTTTCTCGGCGAGAATCCCGACTATGCGGTTGTTTGTGGACGTCGTCGTGAAAGGTTTCCACAAGCAAGCATTTATAATCAGCTTTGTGATATTGAGTGGAATACTCCAATTGGCGAAGCCTTGGCTTGTGGCGGCGATGCACTTGTTCGAGTTTCCGCTTTCAATCAATTGAAAGGTTATCGAGATTCAATGATCGCTGGTGAAGAGCCGGAAATGTGTTACCGCCTGCGACAAGCTGGTTGGAAAATTTACCGTATTGATGCAGAAATGACACTGCATGATGCTGAGATGACCCATTTCGTGCAGTGGTGGAAGCGCAATGAACGAGCAGGACATGCTTATGCTGAGAGTTATTCTTTGCATGGGAAAGAACCAGAAAATTTTCGAAAAAAAGAAACCCGAAGTATTGTTATCTGGGCGGCAGTCATCCCAATCATTTTTCTTCTTTTGAACTGGGTTGAGAGTAGTTTTTTCTTTTTATGGTTGTTATATCCTCTCCAAATACTGCGATTAGGGCTTCAGTATAAAAATAAGTTGGGTTCGTTAAAGCATAGTTTCATTTACGCGACATCTAACGTTTTGGGTAAATGGCCCCAGTTTGTGGGCGTTATAGCTTTTTTAAAAAATTATGCTTATGGAAAGCAGGGTGGTTTAATTGAATATAAGTAG
- a CDS encoding ArnT family glycosyltransferase, with amino-acid sequence MKDTLMTPYAKNTLYIVLIALALRLLWLLLIPVIPVSDSVMYHEFAKSISSGNGYAFPAGNLTAYWPVGTPAIYAFLYTLFGESFFVIAVFNLIVGLLTLVLMMALARLWFNEQTAYIVGILYAIWPSQIQFTTILASETIFNVFILLGLFFWYRSQSNTLSNWIIGTIFFVAATYVRPIALLIPFILIGLSFLRGFDFKQLFSSSIIIVITMTILIAPWAARNYDLFDEFVLISTNGGPVFWMGNNPDSTGEYMPLPKDLEFDSETERADYFKSEAIKHIKEEPGIFAKRLAKRFVDYFRSENIGVNWNIEGIKQQGLDKTVLPLKLMSSGYWIFLVLLAIYGGIRIIRSDGFYNAITTTPIIALISYNTALHTIIASGDRYHFPIIPFVGLLAAYALFRMKSRIET; translated from the coding sequence ATGAAAGATACATTGATGACACCATATGCAAAAAACACCTTATACATTGTTCTGATTGCATTAGCATTACGCCTTCTTTGGCTTTTACTAATCCCAGTGATACCAGTATCTGATTCGGTAATGTATCACGAATTTGCCAAGAGTATTAGTAGTGGTAACGGCTATGCTTTTCCTGCAGGAAACCTCACGGCTTATTGGCCTGTGGGTACCCCAGCTATTTATGCTTTCCTTTACACACTGTTTGGTGAATCATTCTTCGTCATAGCTGTGTTCAATTTAATAGTCGGCTTATTAACACTTGTCTTAATGATGGCGTTGGCTCGGCTCTGGTTTAATGAACAAACAGCCTATATTGTTGGTATCCTCTACGCAATATGGCCCTCTCAAATTCAGTTCACTACGATTTTGGCAAGTGAAACCATATTCAATGTGTTTATTTTGCTAGGTTTATTTTTCTGGTATCGATCACAATCGAACACGCTTTCTAATTGGATTATTGGCACTATCTTTTTTGTTGCTGCAACATATGTCCGTCCAATAGCCTTATTAATTCCTTTTATCCTGATTGGCTTAAGCTTTCTACGTGGCTTTGATTTTAAACAATTGTTTAGTTCGTCCATAATTATCGTGATCACAATGACTATTTTGATTGCGCCATGGGCAGCACGAAACTATGATTTATTTGATGAGTTTGTTCTGATCTCTACCAACGGCGGTCCTGTCTTCTGGATGGGTAACAATCCTGATTCCACAGGTGAATACATGCCACTGCCGAAAGATCTAGAATTTGATTCAGAAACCGAGCGAGCTGATTACTTTAAATCTGAGGCCATCAAACATATCAAAGAAGAGCCAGGTATTTTTGCAAAGAGATTAGCAAAACGATTTGTGGACTATTTTCGTTCTGAAAATATTGGTGTGAACTGGAACATCGAGGGTATAAAACAACAAGGACTGGATAAAACAGTGCTACCACTTAAATTAATGAGCTCAGGTTATTGGATTTTCTTAGTCTTGTTAGCTATCTATGGAGGAATACGGATAATTCGGTCAGATGGATTTTATAATGCCATTACTACCACACCCATCATTGCTTTAATTTCATACAATACAGCATTACATACCATTATTGCCTCTGGAGACCGGTATCATTTTCCAATAATACCTTTTGTAGGTTTATTAGCTGCTTATGCTTTATTCAGAATGAAGAGTCGGATAGAAACTTAA